A stretch of the Polaribacter pacificus genome encodes the following:
- a CDS encoding YdeI/OmpD-associated family protein, whose translation MVEKPHLYFKHHSEWRSWLENNHTDFKGVYLIFYKVENREDSMRWEEAVKVALCFGWIDATVKSLGNGKRQQYFCPRNKKSVWSAVNKKYIKELIAEDLMHENGHLSIKIAKKNGSWTALDAVEKGIIPEDLQIAFKANNTAYLNFKNFAPSYRKSYLHWIYQAKREETRQKRIFEIIALCEANKKSR comes from the coding sequence ATGGTAGAAAAACCCCATTTGTACTTTAAACATCACTCTGAGTGGAGAAGCTGGTTAGAAAATAATCATACAGACTTTAAAGGTGTTTATCTTATTTTTTACAAAGTAGAAAACAGAGAAGACTCTATGCGTTGGGAAGAAGCTGTTAAAGTTGCTCTCTGCTTTGGCTGGATTGATGCGACTGTAAAAAGTCTTGGAAACGGAAAGCGTCAACAGTATTTTTGCCCTAGAAATAAAAAAAGTGTCTGGAGTGCTGTAAACAAAAAGTATATCAAAGAGTTAATTGCAGAGGACTTAATGCATGAAAACGGGCATCTAAGCATAAAGATTGCAAAGAAAAATGGTTCTTGGACCGCCCTTGACGCAGTAGAAAAAGGAATCATACCAGAAGATCTTCAAATCGCTTTTAAGGCGAATAACACTGCCTACTTAAATTTTAAAAACTTTGCCCCATCATATAGAAAGAGCTATTTACATTGGATATACCAAGCAAAAAGAGAAGAAACCAGACAAAAACGAATTTTTGAAATTATTGCGTTGTGTGAAGCAAATAAAAAATCAAGGTAA
- a CDS encoding 3-oxoacyl-ACP synthase III family protein gives MYNSKISGLGYYVPENIVTNDDLKKWMETSDEWIQERTGIEERRWIDPSTGDTTAVMGAKAAKIAIERAGLTKDDIDFIVFATLSPDMYFPGGGVQIQDLLEMPTIGALDVRNQCSGFIYSLSVADQFIKTGMYKNILVIGSENHSGGLEKSTRGRNVSVIFGDGAGAAVLSRSEEKGKGLLSSHLHSEGKHAKELMLEGPSTQRWVPEIMAENDPEDVSYYPYMNGQFVFKHAIGRFSEAIMEGLQANQLQKEDIDMLIPHQANLRIAQFIQKKFQLSDDKVHNNIMKYGNTTAASVIIALTEAWELGKIKDNDLVVLAAFGSGFTWGSVIIRW, from the coding sequence ATGTATAATTCAAAAATATCCGGATTGGGCTATTATGTTCCAGAAAATATTGTAACCAATGACGACTTGAAAAAATGGATGGAGACTAGTGATGAATGGATTCAAGAACGCACCGGGATTGAAGAACGCAGATGGATTGATCCAAGTACTGGAGATACCACAGCGGTTATGGGAGCCAAAGCTGCAAAAATTGCCATAGAACGCGCTGGTCTAACAAAAGATGATATTGATTTTATAGTTTTTGCTACGCTTAGTCCAGATATGTATTTTCCAGGAGGAGGGGTGCAAATTCAAGACCTTTTAGAGATGCCAACCATTGGGGCATTAGATGTACGTAATCAATGTTCTGGTTTTATCTATTCACTCTCTGTTGCAGATCAGTTTATCAAAACTGGGATGTATAAAAATATTTTAGTAATTGGATCAGAAAATCACTCTGGTGGTTTAGAAAAGTCTACTAGAGGTAGAAACGTCTCTGTAATTTTTGGTGATGGAGCAGGAGCTGCCGTACTTTCAAGATCAGAAGAGAAAGGAAAAGGCTTATTGTCATCGCATCTACACTCTGAAGGGAAGCACGCCAAAGAATTGATGTTAGAAGGACCCTCAACTCAACGTTGGGTGCCAGAAATCATGGCTGAGAATGATCCAGAAGACGTATCGTATTATCCGTACATGAATGGGCAGTTTGTATTTAAACACGCTATTGGACGCTTTTCTGAAGCGATTATGGAAGGCTTACAGGCTAACCAATTGCAAAAAGAAGATATTGATATGTTGATCCCACATCAAGCTAATTTAAGAATCGCTCAATTTATCCAAAAGAAGTTTCAATTGTCTGATGATAAGGTGCATAATAATATAATGAAGTATGGAAACACCACTGCAGCTTCTGTTATTATTGCTCTTACTGAGGCTTGGGAACTAGGAAAAATTAAGGACAATGATTTGGTTGTTTTAGCAGCATTTGGTAGTGGATTTACCTGGGGTAGTGTGATCATTCGTTGGTAA
- a CDS encoding mechanosensitive ion channel family protein — MSRKWKFIAYPLLLIAILYLKFFNETSYGFIRRYYELQSLIAFVIFYLSVGFIAHLAKYLYSKKNKIAFNKKNNVHFGIENIANFTIGIAAIVVVISLFSGVNPKDLITSLTIVAAAIAILTKEYIVDFFSGIYLSFSNTFEIGDYVKIDNLKGKIVEISMLKVKVLNDDDDIVIVPNSKVHNNEIINYTKKDARFMTVDFQIALKYIDNIEQLEKEIISSLESFSQYIEPKTYNLKVVEMKVDYLDLKFQYTLKLVDMDMQRKIRKKTIREVFNFISSKKELPPHTK; from the coding sequence ATGAGTAGAAAATGGAAATTTATAGCATATCCGCTCTTGCTGATCGCAATACTGTACCTTAAATTTTTTAATGAAACTAGCTATGGGTTTATCCGACGCTATTATGAGTTGCAGTCTTTAATTGCATTTGTCATCTTTTACCTCTCGGTTGGATTTATTGCCCACTTAGCCAAGTATCTGTATTCTAAAAAGAACAAAATAGCATTTAACAAAAAAAACAATGTTCATTTCGGAATAGAAAACATTGCAAATTTCACTATTGGAATTGCTGCTATTGTTGTGGTTATTAGTCTTTTTAGTGGTGTAAACCCCAAAGATTTAATCACATCTTTAACCATTGTAGCCGCAGCAATTGCCATCCTTACTAAAGAGTATATCGTTGATTTTTTTAGCGGTATCTATTTAAGCTTTTCCAATACCTTTGAAATTGGTGATTATGTAAAAATTGACAACCTTAAAGGCAAGATAGTCGAGATAAGCATGCTAAAGGTAAAAGTATTGAATGATGATGATGATATTGTAATTGTGCCCAACTCAAAAGTTCACAATAATGAGATTATCAATTACACAAAAAAGGATGCTCGTTTTATGACTGTTGATTTTCAAATAGCCTTAAAATACATCGACAATATTGAACAGCTTGAAAAAGAAATTATTTCATCATTAGAAAGTTTTAGTCAATATATAGAACCTAAAACCTACAATTTAAAGGTGGTAGAAATGAAAGTCGATTATCTAGATTTAAAATTTCAATACACCTTAAAATTAGTGGACATGGACATGCAGCGAAAAATCAGAAAAAAAACAATTCGCGAGGTGTTTAATTTTATCTCAAGCAAAAAAGAACTTCCACCACATACTAAATAA
- the htpG gene encoding molecular chaperone HtpG has product MSKGNINVSVENIFPLIKKFLYSDHEIFLRELISNGTDATSKLKHLIAIGEAKVELGDAKIEISIDKDNKTLTIKDQGLGMTADEVEKYINQIAFSGAEEFLDKYKDNEAGIIGHFGLGFYSAFMVAKKVEIITKSFKDEPAAHWTCDGSPEFTLEAHDKTDRGTEIILHIADDSTEFLEESKIRELLTKYNRFNQVPIKFGTKKINDPDFTPTTTKDKDGKETTEPHKQIEVDNIINNTDPAWTKKPADLEDEDYTNFYRELYPMQFEESLFHIHLNVDYPFNLTGILFFPKLSPNMDMQKDKIQLYQNQVFVTDNVEGIVPDFLQMLKGVIDSPDIPLNVSRSYLQADGAVKKISGYITKKVADKLASLFKNNREDFETKWNDIKVIIEYGMLSEDKFFDKAKSFALYPTVDNSYFTFDELLEKTKAAQTDKDGNQIILYAANKEAQHSYIQAAKTKGYEVLLLDSPIVGHLIQKLEGSNEKVKFARVDADHIDNLIKKDDTVISKLTDEEKETLKPIIEAAVPKETYTVQLEAMDSSASPFIITVPEFMRRMKEMQASGGGGMMGMGNFPDMYNLVVNTNHELVGEILNTKTAKKQERLIKQAFDLAKLSQNLLHGEELTNFIKRSYELIK; this is encoded by the coding sequence ATGAGTAAAGGAAACATTAATGTATCGGTAGAAAACATTTTCCCGTTAATTAAAAAATTCTTGTATTCTGATCACGAAATATTTTTACGTGAGTTAATTTCTAACGGAACAGATGCAACTTCAAAATTAAAACATTTAATTGCCATTGGCGAGGCCAAAGTTGAATTAGGAGATGCTAAAATCGAGATAAGCATTGACAAAGACAACAAAACCTTAACTATTAAAGATCAAGGTTTAGGAATGACTGCTGATGAAGTTGAAAAATACATCAATCAGATTGCGTTCTCTGGTGCTGAAGAGTTCTTAGACAAATACAAAGACAACGAAGCTGGAATTATTGGACATTTTGGTCTGGGCTTCTACTCTGCTTTTATGGTTGCCAAAAAAGTAGAAATCATTACCAAATCATTTAAAGATGAACCTGCGGCTCATTGGACTTGTGATGGCTCTCCAGAGTTTACTTTAGAGGCTCATGACAAGACAGATAGAGGAACTGAAATTATCTTACACATTGCAGATGACTCTACAGAGTTTTTAGAAGAGAGTAAAATAAGAGAACTTCTTACCAAATACAATCGTTTTAACCAAGTGCCTATTAAATTTGGAACAAAAAAAATAAACGATCCAGATTTCACTCCTACTACTACTAAAGACAAAGACGGTAAAGAAACTACTGAGCCACACAAACAAATAGAAGTAGACAACATCATTAACAATACGGATCCGGCTTGGACAAAAAAACCAGCGGATTTAGAAGATGAAGATTATACAAATTTCTACAGAGAATTGTATCCTATGCAATTTGAAGAATCACTGTTTCATATTCACCTAAATGTAGATTATCCTTTTAACCTTACTGGAATCTTATTTTTCCCGAAACTTAGTCCAAACATGGACATGCAGAAGGACAAAATCCAATTGTATCAAAATCAAGTTTTTGTTACTGACAATGTAGAAGGAATCGTACCTGATTTCTTACAGATGTTAAAAGGTGTGATTGACTCACCAGATATTCCATTAAACGTATCTAGATCTTATTTACAAGCCGATGGAGCTGTAAAGAAAATCTCTGGATACATAACTAAAAAAGTGGCAGACAAATTAGCTTCATTGTTTAAAAACAACAGAGAAGATTTTGAAACCAAATGGAATGATATTAAGGTAATTATTGAATACGGAATGCTTTCTGAAGACAAGTTCTTTGACAAAGCAAAGAGTTTTGCCTTGTATCCAACTGTAGACAATAGCTATTTTACTTTTGATGAGCTTTTAGAAAAAACCAAAGCTGCACAAACAGACAAAGACGGTAATCAGATTATCTTATATGCTGCTAATAAAGAAGCACAGCACAGTTATATTCAAGCTGCCAAGACTAAAGGTTATGAAGTTTTATTGCTAGACTCTCCTATTGTTGGACACTTGATTCAAAAACTAGAAGGCAGCAATGAAAAGGTGAAATTTGCCAGAGTAGATGCAGATCATATTGATAACTTGATCAAAAAAGACGATACTGTAATTTCTAAATTAACAGACGAAGAAAAAGAAACATTGAAACCAATTATTGAAGCAGCTGTACCAAAAGAAACCTACACCGTTCAATTAGAGGCAATGGACTCTTCTGCTTCTCCATTTATAATCACGGTTCCAGAATTTATGCGAAGAATGAAAGAAATGCAAGCTTCTGGTGGCGGTGGAATGATGGGTATGGGGAATTTCCCAGACATGTATAATTTGGTTGTGAATACCAATCATGAGTTGGTTGGTGAAATTTTAAACACCAAGACTGCTAAAAAGCAAGAGCGTTTAATTAAACAAGCTTTTGATTTGGCAAAATTATCTCAAAACTTACTACACGGTGAAGAGTTAACAAACTTTATCAAACGCTCTTACGAGTTGATTAAATAA
- a CDS encoding RNA polymerase sigma factor — protein MTKLTEEDYIAKTLKGDANAFAYLIDKYKGLVYSLTLKMLKNREEAEEVAQDVFVKAYTNLAKFKGDAKFSTWLYKIGYHACLDSLKKNSKLQNNRPIDEININYISDVETALDGIEREERAKVISNCMDELPEDEKAILLFFYFKELSLKEIIAVTSLTEANVKVKLHRARKKLLSIVKNQVEPALIENYGRK, from the coding sequence ATGACCAAACTAACCGAAGAAGACTATATAGCAAAAACCTTAAAAGGTGATGCAAATGCCTTTGCTTATTTAATAGATAAGTATAAGGGGTTGGTTTACTCTTTAACCTTAAAGATGCTCAAGAATAGAGAAGAAGCAGAAGAGGTTGCGCAAGATGTGTTTGTAAAGGCATATACAAATCTTGCAAAGTTTAAAGGAGATGCTAAATTTTCGACTTGGTTGTATAAGATAGGGTATCACGCTTGTTTGGATTCTTTAAAAAAGAATTCTAAATTGCAGAACAATCGCCCTATTGATGAAATAAACATTAATTATATATCTGATGTAGAAACGGCTTTAGACGGTATAGAAAGAGAAGAAAGAGCGAAGGTTATTTCTAATTGTATGGATGAGTTACCAGAGGATGAGAAGGCAATTTTATTGTTTTTCTATTTTAAAGAATTAAGTTTAAAAGAAATTATAGCCGTTACCTCTTTAACAGAAGCCAATGTTAAAGTAAAATTACATCGAGCTCGAAAAAAATTATTGAGCATCGTAAAAAATCAAGTTGAACCAGCATTAATTGAGAATTATGGGAGAAAATAA
- a CDS encoding DUF6249 domain-containing protein, with the protein MDAVVVLAVIFGTIFGVFYLFFSTRNKERLALIEKGVDAKIFMSGERKKGSSTFAKVFILNLALLAMGIGVGILIGSFLNYYFGYSGPWGDRPSNYIDGDIFYTASIFLSAGAALFIGFTMTKKMDNE; encoded by the coding sequence ATGGATGCAGTAGTAGTATTAGCAGTAATTTTCGGAACTATTTTTGGAGTCTTTTACCTCTTCTTTTCTACGAGAAACAAAGAACGCCTAGCTCTTATAGAAAAAGGTGTTGACGCTAAAATTTTTATGTCTGGCGAACGCAAAAAAGGATCTTCAACTTTTGCTAAAGTATTTATCTTAAACTTAGCTTTACTAGCCATGGGAATCGGTGTCGGGATTTTAATTGGATCTTTTTTAAATTATTATTTTGGATATAGTGGACCTTGGGGTGATCGTCCTTCAAACTATATCGATGGAGATATTTTCTATACCGCCTCTATTTTCTTAAGTGCTGGAGCTGCCTTGTTTATTGGCTTTACCATGACAAAAAAGATGGACAACGAATAA
- a CDS encoding GNAT family N-acetyltransferase has product MFSIVKATPDQAKPLSKIAVEAFLTAHGHSAPAKDIESYISKSFNETVFAKELANPSYEYYLIYYNNQLAGYSKIVLNTPNENISDQNVTKLERIYLLEEFYGLQLGKELFNFNLAFSKKNNQAGIWLAVWVENHRALTFYKKVGFQKVGSFNFKVSETHYNPNHIMFLKFE; this is encoded by the coding sequence ATGTTTTCAATCGTAAAAGCAACTCCAGATCAGGCAAAACCACTAAGCAAGATTGCCGTTGAAGCCTTCTTAACAGCACATGGCCACTCTGCTCCTGCAAAGGATATCGAAAGCTATATCTCCAAAAGCTTTAATGAAACTGTTTTTGCAAAAGAATTGGCAAATCCTAGCTATGAATACTATCTCATCTATTACAACAATCAGCTGGCTGGATATTCTAAGATTGTGCTCAACACTCCTAATGAAAATATTAGCGATCAAAACGTCACCAAGCTAGAGAGAATCTACTTGTTAGAAGAATTTTACGGATTGCAATTGGGTAAAGAATTATTCAATTTTAACCTTGCGTTCTCAAAAAAAAATAACCAAGCTGGGATCTGGCTAGCCGTTTGGGTAGAAAACCACAGAGCCCTAACCTTTTATAAAAAAGTAGGGTTTCAGAAAGTGGGTAGTTTTAATTTTAAGGTTTCAGAAACTCATTACAATCCTAACCACATTATGTTCCTTAAGTTTGAGTAA
- a CDS encoding ATP cone domain-containing protein, with translation MKNNRIEITKSSGRKVRFSLQKLRRSLRSSGANKLLVNQILDKVRDQLYQGISTKEIYNLAFDLLKKERSYYASKFKLKKALYELGPTGFPFERYVSAILSHSGYFTEVGKILQGNCVRHEIDVLAYQNNETTVIECKFHTSQGLNCDVKVPLYIHSRYNDVKANWNADPNKITQIKEGWVVTNTRFTEDALQYGSCVGLYLLSWDYPKGNALKDRIDQLHLYPITVSTLLSSKEKQNLLDKEIVLCRELLDKPFLLQEIGVSELRAKKIIHEISELCTHKTTK, from the coding sequence ATGAAAAACAATCGTATAGAAATTACAAAATCTTCTGGTAGAAAAGTTAGATTTTCACTGCAGAAACTTCGGAGGTCTTTAAGGAGTTCAGGTGCTAATAAGCTGCTTGTCAATCAAATTCTAGACAAGGTAAGAGATCAGTTGTATCAAGGCATTTCTACCAAAGAAATCTACAACCTGGCTTTTGATCTTCTCAAAAAAGAGCGCAGCTATTATGCTTCTAAATTTAAACTTAAGAAAGCTCTTTATGAATTGGGCCCCACAGGTTTCCCTTTTGAGCGCTATGTGAGTGCAATCTTAAGTCATTCTGGCTATTTTACTGAGGTAGGGAAGATACTTCAAGGAAATTGCGTACGTCATGAAATCGATGTTTTGGCTTATCAAAATAATGAAACGACGGTGATAGAGTGTAAGTTTCACACCAGCCAAGGTTTAAACTGCGATGTAAAAGTACCTTTGTATATTCATTCTAGATACAACGATGTTAAGGCTAATTGGAATGCAGATCCCAATAAAATAACTCAAATAAAAGAAGGTTGGGTGGTCACCAATACACGCTTTACAGAGGATGCTTTACAGTATGGCAGCTGTGTTGGTCTGTATTTGTTAAGTTGGGATTATCCAAAAGGCAACGCACTAAAAGACAGGATAGATCAATTGCATTTATACCCGATAACCGTCTCTACTTTATTAAGCAGTAAAGAAAAACAAAACTTATTAGATAAAGAAATTGTGCTATGTCGAGAATTGCTTGACAAACCCTTTCTTTTGCAAGAGATTGGAGTCTCTGAACTTCGAGCTAAAAAAATTATTCATGAAATTTCTGAACTGTGTACTCACAAAACAACTAAATAG
- a CDS encoding S9 family peptidase: MKQTILWLLCLATSLSIAQTKNQSQLTIDQIMQGDDFVGYLPTSINWSENNRDIYFSWNPEMDTIRSTYKVNSISKKINKASAEDLKSRMSPSDISKNGKWSVYGKSGDLFLKDNKNNSIKRLTYTTAFESNPRFSGDDASIIYQQSNNLYQWHIADGTITQLTNFRSGSKSSGSRKKLSEQDQWLEDDQLNYFDVLKKREAQSAARAFSREQTRIEGMDVVYLGNKNLFGLNISPDLNYVVYQLYTPTRGAKRTIVPDYVTKSGYTTDLNTRSKVGGPQNNFESWILDLKTGKNYQIETKTIPGIKDKPSFLKEYAKNPSEYEDTYKNPRAVRVGSPLFSEDGKAVVSISSSDNKDRWIMQVNLKDGSLKLIDRQHDDAWIGGPEINRMGWLDNNTIWFKSEKTGYSHLYTANVNTGKIKALTEGNFEILNTQLSKDKKTFFITSNKVSPHEHHFYHLAAKGGKMKQITTKKGGHEVTISPDEKQLAIRYSYANKPWELYIMPNKAKAKMVQLTSSTTKAFRSYKWMDPEIVNFTASDGKKVPATLYKPSPEKKNGAAVIFVHGAGYLQNVHFWWSSYFRENMFHNFLVDNGYTVLAIDYRASAGYGRDWRTDIYRHMGGKDLSDNVDGAKYLVNSLGIDKDKIGIYGGSYGGFITLMALFNAPDTFKSGAALRSVTDWAHYNHGYTANILNTPTEDPKAYERSSPLYFAEGLKGNLLMLHGMVDTNVHFQDVVRLSQRLIELKKENWELAVFPVENHGFVESSSWSDEYRRIYKLFEETLRD, from the coding sequence ATGAAACAAACTATCTTATGGCTTCTTTGTTTAGCCACTTCACTGAGCATCGCTCAAACCAAGAATCAATCACAACTTACCATAGATCAAATTATGCAAGGTGATGATTTTGTAGGTTATTTACCAACGAGTATTAATTGGTCAGAAAACAACAGAGACATCTACTTTAGTTGGAACCCAGAGATGGATACCATTCGATCAACGTATAAGGTAAATAGTATTTCTAAAAAAATTAACAAGGCGAGTGCTGAAGATCTTAAATCAAGAATGAGCCCAAGTGACATTAGCAAAAATGGCAAATGGTCTGTTTATGGAAAATCTGGTGATTTATTTTTAAAAGATAATAAAAACAACAGCATTAAACGACTAACTTATACGACTGCATTTGAATCTAATCCAAGATTTTCTGGTGATGATGCCTCAATTATCTATCAACAAAGCAACAATTTATACCAATGGCATATTGCTGATGGTACCATAACGCAGCTTACCAATTTTAGAAGTGGAAGCAAAAGCAGTGGTTCAAGAAAAAAATTAAGTGAGCAAGATCAGTGGTTAGAAGATGATCAGTTAAACTATTTTGACGTACTTAAAAAGCGTGAAGCTCAAAGTGCAGCGAGAGCATTTAGCCGTGAGCAAACCAGAATTGAAGGTATGGACGTTGTTTACTTAGGTAATAAAAACTTATTTGGATTAAACATTTCTCCAGACCTAAACTATGTTGTATATCAATTATACACTCCAACAAGAGGAGCTAAAAGAACAATTGTTCCAGATTACGTAACAAAAAGTGGTTATACAACTGATTTAAATACTAGATCAAAGGTTGGAGGCCCACAAAATAATTTTGAATCTTGGATCTTAGATTTAAAAACTGGTAAAAACTATCAAATAGAAACCAAAACTATTCCTGGGATAAAAGACAAGCCTTCGTTCTTAAAAGAATATGCTAAAAACCCTTCTGAGTATGAGGATACTTACAAAAACCCAAGAGCTGTAAGAGTTGGAAGCCCTTTATTTTCTGAGGATGGTAAAGCCGTTGTTTCTATTAGCTCTTCTGACAATAAAGATCGTTGGATTATGCAAGTAAACCTTAAAGACGGTAGCTTAAAATTAATTGACAGACAGCATGATGATGCTTGGATAGGAGGACCAGAAATAAACAGAATGGGTTGGCTTGACAACAACACTATTTGGTTTAAATCTGAAAAAACTGGATATTCTCATTTGTATACGGCCAATGTAAATACAGGAAAGATAAAAGCCTTAACAGAGGGTAATTTTGAGATTTTAAACACACAATTATCAAAAGATAAAAAAACCTTTTTCATTACAAGTAATAAAGTAAGCCCACATGAGCATCACTTTTACCACTTAGCTGCCAAAGGCGGAAAAATGAAACAAATTACTACTAAAAAAGGAGGACATGAGGTAACTATTTCTCCAGATGAAAAGCAACTTGCTATTCGTTATTCATATGCTAATAAACCTTGGGAATTGTATATAATGCCAAATAAAGCAAAAGCTAAGATGGTACAACTTACCTCTTCTACAACCAAAGCTTTTAGATCTTACAAATGGATGGATCCTGAGATTGTAAACTTTACAGCAAGTGATGGTAAAAAGGTACCGGCTACACTATACAAACCAAGTCCAGAAAAGAAAAATGGTGCCGCTGTTATTTTTGTACACGGTGCTGGTTACTTACAAAATGTACACTTTTGGTGGTCAAGCTATTTTAGAGAAAATATGTTTCATAATTTCTTAGTCGATAACGGATATACTGTTTTAGCGATTGACTATAGAGCGAGTGCTGGATACGGACGCGATTGGAGAACTGACATTTATAGACATATGGGTGGAAAAGACTTATCTGACAACGTAGATGGAGCAAAATACTTAGTCAACTCACTAGGGATTGACAAAGACAAAATTGGGATTTACGGTGGATCATATGGAGGTTTTATTACTTTGATGGCCTTGTTTAATGCCCCTGACACCTTTAAGAGTGGTGCTGCCTTGCGCTCTGTAACTGATTGGGCACATTACAATCATGGGTATACTGCCAATATTTTAAACACACCTACTGAAGACCCTAAGGCCTATGAGCGTAGCTCTCCTTTGTATTTTGCAGAAGGCTTAAAAGGCAATCTATTAATGCTCCATGGTATGGTTGATACCAATGTGCATTTCCAAGATGTAGTTCGATTATCTCAACGACTTATTGAGTTGAAAAAAGAAAACTGGGAACTTGCAGTTTTCCCGGTTGAGAATCACGGTTTTGTAGAATCATCTAGCTGGTCTGATGAATACAGACGTATCTACAAATTATTTGAAGAAACGCTAAGAGATTAG
- a CDS encoding M28 family peptidase: MKKLIFCLLTISSFCSFAQTDSKIYDIIDAVSAERIKKDIKTLTEFGTRNTFSDTLSTTRGIGAARRWIKAEFENISKDCNNCLSVFYQKDLVTKKENRRVPHDAWIVNVVAMQKGTKYPNRYIIMSGDIDSRASNTMDFTTDAPGANDNASGMAGTIEAARVLSKHSFENSIIYVGLSGEEQGLFGGAGLAKYAKEKGWDIIGVLNNDMIGNITGVDGVIDNRAFRIFSEPVPANETDRQRNARRFYGGEVDGISRQLARYTHKMTKTYMPEMNPMMIYRLDRFGRGGHHRPFNDLGFPGIRIMEAHENYTQQHQNIRTENGIAYGDTFEHVNFAYAKKLTAVNAITMAGLAWAPPSPTNVGIGGGVQPAVKLRWDKVAGAKGYNIYWRDTTSPTWDHSRYVGDVSDFVLEGIVVDNFFFGVAAVGPNGHESVVVFPSKIIR, from the coding sequence ATGAAAAAATTAATATTTTGCCTTTTAACGATCAGTTCGTTTTGCAGTTTTGCACAAACAGATTCAAAAATATATGATATTATTGATGCTGTGTCTGCTGAGAGAATCAAAAAAGACATCAAGACATTAACTGAGTTTGGCACCAGAAACACCTTTAGTGACACCCTTTCTACTACTAGAGGAATCGGCGCTGCTAGGCGTTGGATCAAAGCTGAATTTGAAAACATTTCTAAAGACTGTAACAATTGTTTGTCTGTTTTTTATCAGAAAGATTTGGTTACTAAAAAAGAGAATAGACGAGTACCCCATGATGCTTGGATTGTCAATGTGGTTGCTATGCAAAAAGGCACAAAATACCCAAACAGATACATTATCATGAGTGGTGATATAGACTCGAGAGCAAGTAATACGATGGATTTTACCACCGATGCCCCTGGAGCCAATGACAATGCCTCTGGAATGGCTGGAACCATAGAAGCAGCAAGAGTTTTATCAAAGCACAGCTTTGAAAACAGCATTATTTATGTTGGGCTTTCTGGAGAAGAGCAAGGACTCTTTGGTGGAGCTGGTTTAGCTAAATATGCCAAAGAAAAAGGTTGGGATATTATTGGTGTGTTAAACAACGATATGATTGGGAACATTACTGGAGTGGATGGAGTTATTGACAATCGTGCTTTTCGAATTTTTTCAGAGCCCGTTCCGGCAAACGAAACTGATAGACAACGAAACGCAAGACGTTTTTACGGTGGAGAAGTGGATGGGATTTCTCGTCAACTAGCGAGATATACGCATAAAATGACGAAAACCTATATGCCAGAAATGAATCCGATGATGATTTATCGCTTAGATCGTTTTGGAAGAGGTGGGCATCATAGACCCTTTAATGACTTAGGTTTTCCGGGGATACGAATTATGGAAGCTCATGAAAATTACACCCAACAACATCAAAATATTAGAACAGAAAATGGCATTGCCTACGGTGATACTTTTGAACATGTAAATTTTGCTTATGCAAAAAAACTCACAGCTGTTAATGCAATAACCATGGCAGGATTGGCTTGGGCGCCACCGTCACCAACCAATGTAGGGATTGGTGGAGGAGTACAACCTGCTGTAAAATTAAGATGGGATAAGGTAGCAGGTGCTAAAGGCTATAATATTTATTGGCGTGACACGACCTCTCCTACTTGGGATCACAGCCGTTATGTGGGTGATGTCTCTGATTTTGTATTGGAAGGGATTGTGGTTGACAATTTCTTTTTTGGCGTTGCTGCAGTTGGACCTAACGGACATGAAAGTGTGGTTGTGTTTCCTTCAAAGATTATTAGATAA